The following is a genomic window from Dehalogenimonas sp. 4OHTPN.
CAACTCTATATTGACGTTGGACTTTTATCTCCGAGTGCCCTTTTCTTTGACGGAAATCATTTCCTTACGATGGTAAGTCAGCACGCTAGCACCTTGGGTTTATCATTTATACCAGTAATTAGGGTTGCGAAAGATCAGACTTATAACTCTGCAGTCAAAGCAGTGACTCTGATACACGGCCAGGGCGCTTGTATACGATTGACCCATGAGGAGATCAAACAGCCCGAGTTGGCCAATAAAATAGACACCTTATTGGCTTTCCTAGAAATTTCCCCCGAGAATGTTGACTTGATGATTGATTTTCAATTCGTCGGCCAAGGTCTACCTACATTCAAAACAATATACAAGGTACTGCCACACGTCGATGAATGGAGGAATCTAATTTGGGCAGGCGGTGCCTTTCCCGAAGACCTCAGTAAGTTGAAAAAGAATGATATTTACTGGTTGCCCCGCAATGATTGGACTTCATGGAGAGAGCAGATCGTTAGGTCCCAGTCGGGACTTCGTTTACCCATTTTTAGCGACTATACAATTCAACACCCACGATACCGTGACCTTACAGGACGACTTATGAACATAAGTGCGAGCATTCGGTATACATCCGAAAAAGACTGGGTGATCATGCGAGGCGAAAGTATTAGCGCAGAGGGCGGGCCAGGGACTAGTCAATGGCCCGCAAATGCCGCTTTGCTCTGTGAGCGCGAGGAATATTGCGGAGATGGGTTCAGCTATGGAGACAGGTACATTAAAAATGAGAGTTCTGCTTTTGACAAGCCTGGAAATGCTACCACATGGCTGTGCGCTGGCATCAATCACCACATGACGTTTGCGGTTCGGCAACTCGCCACGCTTTTCGATTCCTCAATTGTTGCCTTATCCTCGTCTTAAGATCCTCGGGGTCAAATGCCTCAACGAGCCTGTGGTAAATAATTTTCCTGCTCTTGGAACGAACACCATCTGCAGCGTCTATCCCTTCAAGCATTGCCAATGCTTCGTTACGCCATAGCAAGGTCACAAGGGCGTTGATATCCACCGAAGGATTATTGCGTGGCGCCCTTGCACTGTTAAGTACCACCGAACCGCTTGCTTCGTTTGGTTCTGCTAGTCTGACCCCCCACCAGTCCGGGACCATTTTAAAAGCCCGACCCGCGTGACGATAACTTACAACTAGGGTCATACGATCGGCAACACTGCTGAAAACCTTAATTTGGTCCGGTAATCGCCGTAAGTTATCGAGATCACCCTTGATTTCATACCCGTGGAGCCGATGATTTACAACCGCCAAATCCAGGCGGCCCAATCCGTGCCTAATCCCCAATTCGTCAAGAACGAGAGTATTGCTGTCTCCGGCGTACTTTCTCATAAGTTCCGCTTTTAAGACAGCCCGAATGTCTTGGTCTTTCATCTATTTCTTGGATTCATTCTAGAACACTATCGCACAGTTGTCAATATGTAACAACAGTTACGCACACTTATATTGACTACAAGCCATAATGGCTTTAGAATGAACTAATGAGAACAGTTATGAACGACAAAGACATGTTGACCATCGAAGAAGTGGAGAGCGAGTTTTCCCTGAAGCGATCGACTCTATATCGATA
Proteins encoded in this region:
- a CDS encoding beta family protein, which codes for MKRFDSQHYVPILRWKKAERTALARLYEADSGCITPMIEIVPENLIRKDPKGEIVNLSPEEAINKIVSQISKHWGSRQLYIDVGLLSPSALFFDGNHFLTMVSQHASTLGLSFIPVIRVAKDQTYNSAVKAVTLIHGQGACIRLTHEEIKQPELANKIDTLLAFLEISPENVDLMIDFQFVGQGLPTFKTIYKVLPHVDEWRNLIWAGGAFPEDLSKLKKNDIYWLPRNDWTSWREQIVRSQSGLRLPIFSDYTIQHPRYRDLTGRLMNISASIRYTSEKDWVIMRGESISAEGGPGTSQWPANAALLCEREEYCGDGFSYGDRYIKNESSAFDKPGNATTWLCAGINHHMTFAVRQLATLFDSSIVALSSS
- a CDS encoding sce7726 family protein, whose product is MKDQDIRAVLKAELMRKYAGDSNTLVLDELGIRHGLGRLDLAVVNHRLHGYEIKGDLDNLRRLPDQIKVFSSVADRMTLVVSYRHAGRAFKMVPDWWGVRLAEPNEASGSVVLNSARAPRNNPSVDINALVTLLWRNEALAMLEGIDAADGVRSKSRKIIYHRLVEAFDPEDLKTRIRQQLRNRKAWRVAEPQTSCGD